Proteins co-encoded in one Arthrobacter alpinus genomic window:
- a CDS encoding cell division protein CrgA has translation MPESKSRRRPTKGPAETPSSKAQQPNAVWFVPVMVTLMLLGLAWIITYYISDGRFPIPNIRNWNIGIGFAIALAGFMMTTRWRS, from the coding sequence GTGCCTGAGTCAAAATCGCGTCGCCGCCCCACCAAAGGTCCGGCCGAAACGCCGTCCAGCAAGGCACAGCAACCCAACGCCGTTTGGTTCGTCCCCGTCATGGTCACCTTGATGCTCTTGGGCTTGGCTTGGATCATCACTTACTACATCTCTGATGGCCGCTTCCCCATCCCGAACATCCGTAACTGGAACATCGGCATCGGCTTCGCCATTGCCCTGGCCGGGTTCATGATGACAACGCGCTGGCGCAGCTAG
- a CDS encoding helix-turn-helix domain-containing protein: MARRAKAGDIVAQLIGNTSRGVLLVGARGVGKTWMLGQILDALGGESTTIRLSASKALAAIPFGAVNARVGANLARSNEYYDVLNGLLEQIHAALGSSKRVFLIVDNSEYLDSQSSAIIMQVIMSSEAKLIVVDQHGSHNSQLRELWRDGYLTRFELAPLHSDDVRGILEETLGGQIAGPTVNYLASRSGGNPLVLKGLISGAQEEGSLRQVNGVWILDHPADLMGSESWEFMQMDLEHLPEDSRRIIEILALAGSLPMDLVLELSSPEAVDDMHQRDLVKIGPGPALVMHLSRPATAAPIRAIVPIGRSRRLLAEVSQLLPATSHPSPEEIISIARWTLDCGLTLDDDRLLEAAIHANQLMRPKDALQFCSMSVGSEHLPALLAEGAIALSNQNMLTQARSQALRAFELAITPAAAATALRAVHLSHFSELDYEEKLNHVLENFHLRFGMVPAEKAVTRADIDVLIVVAMRDVTLGNAAAATAVIEEVLKHPLAQNVSDMVLLRSLQAEVLSAVGKMSQAVALAGEVLAVMERPEGFPRPDISLLAYTRAVAAVIYDGGWDLARAALEPAVFVNTDLMLFSGGLRDLAAATMACRRGHFEESLPALRSATVALADYDPWSVRPTALALLAYALVMHGDLVGSQEQLARCASLNQRSGTFHELEASAYAAAAQVMTGQNELGLARLRSLQRECRNRGYTGIELTILSLLVRVGDGTAMPRLSEVASLVDSGSKEFFVEWSRAMASQNPADLDQASVVAMEYGFDLIAVELATHALNKLHHSGKVHKSRKSATKVVAMREKMPGLVSPVFDAIEAPKMTRREHQIALLVAQGESNNSIATRLHVSLRTIEGHLYRTFIKLDIQSREQLASLINGEEPGNQSDSFYT, encoded by the coding sequence GTGGCCCGACGGGCAAAAGCTGGGGACATCGTTGCACAGCTGATAGGAAACACTTCGAGAGGAGTGCTTCTTGTTGGTGCCCGGGGCGTGGGAAAAACCTGGATGTTGGGCCAGATTTTGGATGCACTCGGTGGGGAGTCCACCACGATCAGGCTCTCAGCGAGTAAGGCCCTGGCAGCCATACCCTTCGGTGCCGTCAACGCCCGTGTGGGTGCCAACCTGGCACGTAGCAACGAGTACTACGATGTCCTCAATGGGCTGCTCGAGCAGATACATGCTGCACTGGGGAGTTCCAAACGAGTTTTCTTAATTGTCGATAACTCTGAGTATCTGGATTCGCAAAGCTCAGCAATTATCATGCAGGTCATCATGTCCTCTGAGGCGAAGCTCATTGTTGTCGATCAGCACGGCAGTCATAATAGTCAGCTGCGGGAACTGTGGCGTGACGGGTACTTGACTCGCTTCGAACTGGCACCGTTGCACAGTGATGACGTGCGCGGAATCCTTGAGGAAACGCTCGGTGGCCAAATCGCCGGGCCCACGGTCAACTATCTGGCCAGCCGTTCGGGGGGTAATCCTCTGGTTCTCAAAGGGCTGATTTCAGGGGCGCAAGAGGAAGGTTCGCTGCGACAGGTCAACGGTGTGTGGATATTGGATCACCCTGCTGACCTGATGGGCTCGGAGTCTTGGGAATTTATGCAGATGGATTTGGAGCACCTTCCAGAAGACTCTCGCCGAATCATTGAAATCTTGGCACTGGCCGGCTCCTTGCCGATGGATTTGGTCTTGGAACTGTCCAGTCCGGAAGCGGTGGATGACATGCACCAGCGGGATCTGGTGAAAATTGGGCCAGGCCCGGCATTGGTCATGCACTTGTCCCGTCCGGCCACGGCCGCGCCCATTCGGGCGATTGTTCCCATCGGGCGTAGTAGAAGGCTTTTGGCTGAAGTTTCACAGTTGCTGCCAGCCACGAGTCATCCTTCACCCGAGGAAATCATCAGCATCGCCCGGTGGACACTCGATTGCGGGCTTACTCTCGACGACGATCGGCTGCTGGAAGCCGCCATTCACGCCAATCAGCTCATGCGGCCTAAGGACGCGCTGCAGTTTTGCAGCATGTCCGTCGGTTCGGAGCACCTGCCAGCACTGTTGGCGGAGGGGGCAATCGCACTCTCGAACCAAAACATGCTCACGCAAGCCCGGAGCCAAGCGCTGCGAGCTTTCGAGCTCGCCATAACGCCGGCGGCAGCGGCCACCGCCTTGCGGGCAGTGCACTTGAGCCACTTCTCCGAGTTGGACTATGAAGAGAAGCTCAATCATGTGCTGGAGAATTTCCATCTCCGGTTCGGGATGGTTCCCGCGGAGAAGGCCGTCACCAGGGCAGACATTGACGTCTTGATTGTGGTCGCGATGCGGGACGTTACCTTAGGCAATGCCGCAGCTGCCACTGCCGTCATCGAGGAGGTACTGAAGCATCCTTTGGCGCAGAACGTTAGCGACATGGTTCTTTTAAGGTCACTGCAGGCCGAAGTCTTAAGCGCCGTAGGAAAGATGAGCCAGGCCGTGGCGCTGGCTGGCGAAGTCCTTGCGGTAATGGAACGGCCAGAGGGTTTTCCACGACCCGATATTTCCCTTTTGGCCTACACTCGCGCTGTGGCAGCCGTCATTTACGACGGCGGATGGGACCTTGCGCGTGCGGCGCTGGAGCCGGCGGTTTTTGTCAACACGGACCTCATGTTATTTTCTGGGGGGCTCCGGGATCTTGCTGCGGCCACCATGGCATGCCGCCGCGGCCATTTTGAAGAGTCATTGCCGGCACTCCGTTCCGCAACCGTGGCACTGGCAGACTACGATCCTTGGTCAGTACGTCCCACGGCATTGGCGCTCTTGGCCTATGCCCTGGTCATGCATGGCGACTTGGTGGGTTCCCAAGAACAATTGGCTCGATGTGCCTCACTGAACCAACGCAGCGGGACGTTCCATGAGCTTGAAGCGTCTGCTTACGCTGCAGCCGCGCAGGTTATGACTGGTCAAAATGAACTTGGACTGGCTAGGTTGCGTAGCCTGCAACGAGAATGTCGCAACCGCGGGTATACCGGAATTGAGCTGACAATTCTCTCATTGCTGGTGCGCGTGGGGGACGGCACTGCCATGCCTCGGTTGTCGGAAGTTGCTTCACTAGTGGACTCCGGGAGTAAAGAGTTCTTTGTGGAGTGGTCCCGCGCCATGGCGTCCCAGAATCCGGCGGATCTGGACCAAGCCAGCGTAGTTGCCATGGAATATGGGTTTGACCTGATCGCTGTGGAGTTGGCAACCCATGCATTGAATAAACTCCATCACAGTGGAAAAGTACACAAGAGTAGGAAATCAGCCACGAAGGTGGTTGCAATGCGTGAAAAGATGCCCGGTCTGGTGTCACCGGTGTTCGATGCTATTGAAGCGCCCAAAATGACCCGCCGGGAACACCAGATAGCCCTCTTGGTTGCCCAAGGTGAATCAAACAACTCCATTGCCACCAGGCTCCATGTCTCATTGCGAACCATTGAAGGTCACCTGTACAGGACCTTCATCAAGTTGGACATTCAATCGAGAGAGCAGCTGGCCTCGTTAATTAACGGCGAAGAGCCTGGTAATCAAAGCGATTCCTTTTACACATAA
- a CDS encoding flavin reductase family protein — MELPDPLDIHRVFPQHLTQESIDEFRRLSAEQAGSVAIVSTRIRNRDYAATVSAYLSVSYDPPTLLVSLYGESRIALAVAEAGSWALSLLTAEQKSQANWLASPGTPTEGLLNQINFRRGPVTENAIMAGALAWFEVETTAIHEAATHLLVVGNVVSMGEDAQWSRDLSPLLHYGGDYRRLKP, encoded by the coding sequence ATGGAACTACCCGATCCCCTCGATATCCACAGAGTTTTCCCACAGCACCTTACACAGGAATCGATCGACGAATTCCGCCGACTCAGTGCCGAACAGGCCGGCTCGGTCGCCATTGTCAGCACCAGAATTCGGAACCGCGATTATGCAGCGACAGTGAGCGCCTACTTGTCAGTGTCCTATGACCCTCCGACATTACTGGTGAGTCTTTATGGGGAATCAAGGATTGCGCTGGCGGTGGCAGAAGCGGGATCGTGGGCACTGTCGCTACTCACAGCAGAGCAGAAGTCCCAGGCGAATTGGCTGGCCAGCCCGGGCACACCCACCGAGGGTCTGTTGAACCAGATTAATTTCAGGCGCGGACCGGTCACTGAGAACGCCATCATGGCAGGAGCGTTGGCCTGGTTTGAAGTGGAAACCACGGCCATCCACGAGGCGGCAACCCACCTACTGGTGGTGGGAAACGTGGTCTCCATGGGTGAAGACGCACAGTGGAGCCGGGACTTGTCACCATTGCTCCACTACGGAGGAGACTACCGACGCCTCAAGCCGTAA
- a CDS encoding rhomboid family intramembrane serine protease, which produces MGIQCVDCVSEASKSVPSRRTIFGGVVRTGRPLVTITMMAICVAMYALDLAIPKDFIFQNFAYAPFYTETEPWRMVTSAFLHSTNLMHIAFNMYALWILGNALESAFGRVRFLAVYLVSAFAGSVGVLLLSPIDTVVVGASGAVFGLFGALFVVQKKRGGDLRQIVVLLAINAAIGFVIPNIAWQAHLGGLIAGALCTAAIAYAPTKNRNLVQWGGIAAVTVLLLALTAYKVSTFPAFTIVS; this is translated from the coding sequence GTGGGAATCCAATGTGTGGACTGTGTCAGCGAAGCCAGTAAGAGCGTTCCTTCCCGCAGAACTATTTTTGGCGGCGTTGTCCGCACAGGCCGGCCCTTGGTGACCATCACCATGATGGCCATTTGTGTGGCTATGTACGCTTTGGACTTGGCTATTCCCAAGGATTTCATTTTCCAGAACTTCGCCTACGCCCCGTTCTACACGGAAACGGAACCGTGGCGGATGGTGACATCAGCCTTCTTGCACTCAACAAACCTCATGCACATTGCCTTCAACATGTATGCGTTGTGGATTCTTGGCAATGCCCTTGAGTCTGCCTTTGGACGGGTGCGTTTTCTCGCCGTCTACCTTGTTAGCGCGTTTGCAGGATCCGTGGGAGTCCTCTTGCTTTCGCCCATTGATACGGTGGTTGTGGGTGCTTCCGGTGCCGTCTTCGGTTTGTTTGGCGCTCTATTCGTGGTGCAGAAGAAGCGCGGCGGAGATCTTCGCCAGATAGTGGTCCTGCTGGCCATCAACGCAGCTATTGGATTTGTCATCCCTAATATTGCCTGGCAGGCCCACTTAGGTGGTCTGATTGCCGGTGCACTCTGCACCGCCGCCATTGCCTACGCCCCCACGAAGAACCGCAATCTGGTGCAGTGGGGTGGAATCGCAGCGGTGACAGTATTACTTCTTGCCCTCACCGCGTACAAGGTTTCCACCTTCCCCGCCTTCACCATCGTCAGCTAA
- a CDS encoding peptidylprolyl isomerase → MTAIPTAKATISTSLGDIEVNLFGNHAPKTVANFVGLATGSIEWTHPGTGEKTNAPLYNGTIFHRIIKDFMIQAGDPLGRGIGGPGYQFDDEINPDLNFNDPYKFAMANAGIQGGRGTNGSQFFITTVNTSWLQGKHTIFGDVTDEASKAVVDAIEGVATGAGDKPREDVVINSISVVEL, encoded by the coding sequence ATGACTGCTATCCCAACCGCAAAAGCAACTATCAGCACGAGCCTGGGCGACATTGAGGTAAACCTCTTTGGAAACCACGCTCCCAAGACCGTGGCAAACTTCGTTGGCCTGGCTACGGGTTCCATTGAATGGACCCACCCGGGCACCGGCGAAAAGACCAACGCCCCGTTGTACAACGGCACCATCTTCCACCGCATCATCAAAGACTTCATGATCCAGGCTGGAGATCCCCTGGGTCGCGGCATTGGCGGACCGGGCTACCAGTTCGACGACGAGATCAACCCCGACCTGAACTTCAACGACCCCTACAAATTTGCCATGGCTAACGCTGGCATCCAGGGCGGCCGTGGGACCAACGGTTCACAGTTCTTCATCACCACGGTGAACACCAGCTGGCTCCAGGGCAAGCACACCATCTTCGGTGACGTCACAGACGAGGCCTCTAAGGCCGTTGTTGATGCCATTGAAGGCGTTGCAACCGGTGCGGGCGACAAGCCGCGCGAAGACGTTGTCATCAACTCCATCAGCGTCGTAGAGCTCTAA
- a CDS encoding DMT family transporter has translation MIFILAVVGILGVSASGPIMAATMAPALTIALWRNVFGALVLGAPTAISSPGFLKSLTRSELKYTAIAATALAFHFACFVTSVKMTTVAAATALVCLQAAWIALFQWLQGSKPPRPVLMGLGTAMVGVVVITGFDMGVSREALVGDLLALVGGILAAIYTMAGSKARKSLSIGVYSSLCYGICSLILLALCLVFRQPLVNIPPEAWWGIVGVTVAAQLFGHTIFNYLLATISPLVVSMMILLEIPGAAIMAGVFLSQQLPPGTYAGLGLILAGLAMVVLRQGRSGIKKGIKK, from the coding sequence GTGATCTTTATTCTGGCCGTTGTAGGCATTTTGGGTGTTTCAGCCTCCGGACCCATCATGGCGGCCACCATGGCCCCGGCCTTGACGATTGCCTTGTGGCGCAATGTTTTCGGCGCTTTGGTGCTGGGAGCACCAACTGCGATCAGTAGTCCCGGGTTCCTTAAGTCACTGACTCGATCTGAGCTCAAGTACACCGCAATTGCAGCAACTGCTTTGGCCTTCCATTTCGCATGCTTCGTAACTTCAGTAAAGATGACAACGGTTGCGGCCGCTACGGCCCTTGTATGCCTGCAAGCAGCCTGGATTGCGCTATTTCAGTGGCTCCAGGGATCAAAGCCGCCACGACCGGTCCTCATGGGCCTAGGAACAGCCATGGTGGGTGTGGTGGTCATTACGGGTTTTGATATGGGTGTCTCCCGTGAGGCGCTGGTGGGTGACCTGCTAGCCCTAGTTGGCGGCATACTTGCCGCTATTTACACCATGGCTGGCTCAAAGGCCCGCAAAAGCCTCTCAATAGGTGTCTACTCAAGCCTTTGCTACGGTATTTGTTCGCTAATTCTGCTCGCCTTGTGTTTGGTCTTTCGCCAACCGCTGGTCAACATTCCGCCCGAGGCTTGGTGGGGCATTGTTGGTGTGACAGTGGCTGCCCAGCTCTTTGGCCACACCATCTTCAACTATCTGCTGGCCACCATTTCCCCGTTGGTGGTGTCCATGATGATTCTGCTTGAAATTCCCGGCGCTGCGATTATGGCCGGCGTCTTTCTTAGCCAGCAGCTGCCTCCGGGCACATACGCAGGTTTGGGGCTAATCCTTGCCGGCCTGGCCATGGTGGTGTTGCGCCAAGGGCGTAGCGGCATCAAGAAAGGCATCAAGAAATAG
- a CDS encoding DUF3566 domain-containing protein, with protein sequence MSTNNPIPRPGSAPKVGAPARPARPAQRPTSGPATAGAAAAKRPAPKTPPALVKPAPKAKARRARLLVSKVDPWSVLKMAFLLSVALGIVTVIAAIVLWSVLDTMGLFETVNSFVNEIQGKEGGVPFDLLAIVSLGQVASFSTIVAVVNVVLLTTLSVLSAVLYNISATLVGGIGVTLTDD encoded by the coding sequence TTGAGCACCAATAACCCGATTCCGCGGCCAGGGTCCGCACCAAAAGTAGGTGCACCTGCACGCCCTGCGCGTCCAGCCCAGCGCCCTACGAGCGGTCCGGCGACTGCCGGAGCAGCTGCTGCGAAGCGCCCCGCTCCTAAGACGCCGCCGGCACTGGTAAAGCCCGCGCCGAAGGCCAAGGCCCGCCGCGCCCGCCTGCTGGTGAGCAAGGTCGATCCGTGGTCAGTGCTGAAGATGGCGTTCTTGCTGTCGGTGGCACTAGGCATTGTCACGGTGATTGCAGCAATCGTGCTGTGGTCGGTGCTGGACACCATGGGCCTGTTTGAGACGGTTAACTCCTTCGTCAATGAGATTCAGGGCAAGGAGGGTGGAGTTCCCTTCGACCTCCTGGCTATTGTCTCGCTCGGTCAGGTTGCATCGTTCTCCACCATCGTTGCCGTGGTCAATGTTGTGCTGTTGACCACACTTTCGGTACTTTCGGCAGTGCTTTACAACATCTCAGCCACCCTGGTGGGTGGCATCGGTGTAACTCTGACCGATGACTAA
- the gyrA gene encoding DNA gyrase subunit A, translating into MSDETPQNPSEPTVEPTDVEVLDGNLMHDKVEQIDLQTEMKRSYLDYAMAVIVGRALPDVRDGLKPVHRRVLYAMFDGGYRPERSFNKCARVVGEVMGQYHPHGDSSIYDALVRLIQDWTMRYPLALGQGNFGSPGNDGAAAPRYTETKMAPLAMEMVRDIDEETVDFQDNYDGKNQEPVILPSRFPNLLVNGSSGIAVGMATNIPPHNLREVAEGVQWYLANPTVSREELLEALIERIKGPDFPTGAQILGRKGIEDAYRTGRGSITMRAVVNVEEIQGRTCLVVTELPFQANPDNLAIKIADLVKDGKISGIADMRDETSGRTGQRLVIVLKRDAVAKVVLNNLYKHTQLQENFSANMLAIVDGVPRTLPLDAFIRHWVTHQMDVIVRRTRFRLRKAEEEAHILRGLLKALDALDEVIALIRRSSTTEEARDGLVELLDIDEIQAKAILDMQLRRLAALEHQKITDRHTVLETMITEFNRILADPEIQRGIVSDELADITARYGDDRRTEIMMGYDPNMSMEDLIPEEEMVVTITRGGYVKRTRSDNYRSQHRGGKGVKGAALRGDDVVEHFFVTTTHHWLLFFTNLGRVYRAKAYELAEAGRDAKGQHVANLLAFQPDEKIAQVMELKDYQQSPYLVLATKNGLVKKTSLEDYDTNRSAGVIAINLRDGDELVSAQLVSDSDDLLLVSRKGQSIRFTATNEALRPMGRATSGVTGMKFRDFDELLAANVVTDDSFVFIVTEGGYAKRTAVEEYRLQGRGGLGIKVAKLVEDRGDLVGALIVQEDDEVLVVMSGGKIVRSNVSEVPAKGRDTMGVIFAKPDKNDKIIEVARNSERGLEEDDESTDSEAPESPETPILGDLEGDRQIDEVPLTSQDGTTGGTD; encoded by the coding sequence ATGAGCGACGAAACACCTCAGAATCCCTCAGAACCGACCGTGGAGCCCACGGATGTAGAGGTTCTTGACGGAAATCTAATGCATGACAAAGTTGAGCAAATCGATCTCCAGACGGAGATGAAGCGCTCTTACCTCGACTACGCCATGGCCGTGATTGTTGGCCGTGCACTGCCGGATGTTCGTGACGGACTTAAGCCTGTGCACCGCCGCGTGTTGTACGCCATGTTCGACGGCGGATACCGCCCGGAACGTTCCTTCAACAAGTGTGCCCGCGTTGTTGGCGAGGTCATGGGTCAGTACCACCCCCATGGTGACAGCTCGATCTACGACGCCTTGGTTCGCCTGATCCAAGACTGGACCATGCGTTACCCCTTGGCTCTGGGACAGGGAAACTTCGGGTCCCCCGGTAACGATGGTGCCGCTGCACCTCGTTACACGGAAACCAAGATGGCCCCACTTGCCATGGAAATGGTTCGTGACATCGACGAGGAAACTGTCGATTTCCAGGATAACTATGACGGCAAGAATCAAGAGCCCGTCATTTTGCCTTCAAGGTTCCCGAACCTTTTGGTCAACGGTTCCTCTGGTATAGCCGTGGGTATGGCAACCAATATTCCGCCCCACAACCTGCGCGAAGTTGCTGAAGGAGTGCAGTGGTACCTTGCTAACCCGACGGTGAGTCGCGAGGAACTCCTTGAGGCACTAATTGAGCGCATCAAGGGACCCGATTTCCCCACTGGTGCTCAGATTCTGGGACGCAAGGGCATCGAGGATGCGTACCGTACGGGACGCGGATCTATCACCATGCGTGCCGTTGTCAATGTTGAGGAGATTCAGGGCCGCACCTGCTTGGTTGTGACTGAGCTGCCGTTCCAAGCGAACCCTGACAACCTGGCTATCAAGATTGCCGATCTGGTCAAGGATGGCAAGATTTCCGGCATCGCGGATATGCGTGATGAGACCTCGGGCCGTACCGGCCAACGTTTGGTGATTGTCCTCAAGCGTGATGCGGTTGCCAAGGTTGTATTGAACAACCTCTACAAGCACACCCAACTGCAGGAAAACTTCAGCGCCAATATGTTGGCAATTGTTGATGGTGTGCCGCGAACATTGCCGCTTGACGCATTTATCCGTCATTGGGTGACACACCAGATGGATGTCATTGTGCGCCGTACGCGCTTCCGTCTGCGCAAGGCAGAAGAAGAAGCTCATATTCTGCGTGGTCTCCTGAAAGCTCTGGATGCCCTCGATGAGGTCATCGCTCTCATCCGACGTTCCTCGACAACAGAGGAAGCCCGTGATGGTTTGGTTGAGTTGCTGGATATCGACGAGATCCAGGCGAAGGCCATTTTGGATATGCAGTTGCGTCGTCTTGCTGCCTTGGAACACCAGAAGATCACCGACAGGCACACTGTGCTTGAAACCATGATCACCGAGTTCAACCGGATCCTGGCGGATCCTGAAATTCAGCGCGGCATTGTCAGCGATGAACTGGCAGATATCACGGCCCGCTACGGGGATGACCGCCGCACAGAAATCATGATGGGTTATGACCCCAACATGAGCATGGAAGATCTTATTCCTGAAGAGGAAATGGTTGTCACCATTACCCGCGGCGGGTATGTCAAGCGCACGCGCAGCGACAACTACCGTTCACAGCACCGTGGAGGCAAGGGCGTCAAGGGTGCAGCGCTTCGTGGCGACGACGTCGTGGAGCACTTCTTTGTGACCACCACGCACCACTGGCTGTTGTTCTTCACCAACCTGGGCCGCGTCTACCGGGCAAAGGCGTACGAGCTTGCCGAGGCCGGCCGCGATGCCAAGGGGCAGCACGTAGCCAATCTGCTCGCATTCCAACCTGACGAGAAAATCGCTCAGGTTATGGAATTGAAGGACTACCAGCAGTCTCCGTACCTGGTATTGGCCACTAAGAACGGACTGGTCAAGAAGACATCGCTGGAGGACTACGACACCAACCGCTCTGCAGGTGTCATTGCCATCAACCTGCGTGACGGCGACGAACTGGTCTCCGCTCAGTTGGTTTCCGATTCTGATGACTTGCTGTTGGTTTCTCGCAAGGGCCAGTCCATCAGGTTCACCGCCACCAATGAGGCACTGCGCCCCATGGGAAGGGCAACATCAGGTGTGACAGGCATGAAGTTCCGTGACTTTGATGAACTGCTGGCGGCCAATGTTGTTACCGATGACTCATTTGTGTTCATTGTCACAGAAGGTGGCTATGCCAAGCGTACGGCCGTCGAGGAGTACCGTTTGCAGGGACGAGGCGGCTTGGGCATCAAGGTTGCCAAGCTCGTGGAGGATCGCGGAGATCTGGTAGGGGCCTTGATCGTCCAAGAGGATGATGAGGTTCTGGTGGTGATGAGCGGCGGAAAGATAGTGCGCTCCAACGTCTCGGAAGTTCCCGCCAAGGGGCGCGACACGATGGGTGTTATCTTCGCTAAGCCAGACAAGAACGACAAGATCATTGAGGTTGCTCGCAACAGCGAACGCGGCCTTGAAGAGGATGACGAATCAACGGATTCTGAGGCCCCAGAAAGTCCTGAGACCCCAATTCTCGGCGATTTAGAGGGAGACCGGCAGATTGATGAAGTACCGTTAACGTCTCAAGACGGAACAACTGGAGGCACTGATTGA